GCCGCCGGACAGGCCGAGGACGACCTCGTCGGCGTAGATCCGGTGCAGGCTGTCGGCGGCCCTGGTGAGGGCGTCGGCGGCCCGGTCGAGCTGCTCGCCGACGGGCCCACCCTGCGCGGCGTACCCGGTGTGTACCACCTCGTCGACGGCGTACCGGCGCTCGCGGGTGAGCCGCCAGCCGCCGTCGGGCCGGCGGTGCCCGGTGGCCCGCTCGCCGGGGCGGAGCAGCCGCGTGCCGGCGATCGGGGAGAGGTCGCCGCCGAAGTGGCCGCAGACCGCGTACGACGCCCAGCCGTCGAGGTCCGGCCGGGCCTGCCCGTGCAGGAACGCGGCCAGCACGGTGGGGCGGGTGCAGAAGGCGGTCACCCCGTCGGCCTCGCCGGTGAACACGCGGCCCATCCCGAGCCAGTCCTGTTGCAGGGCGAACCGGTCGATGTCCAGGGCCAGCAGGCCGAAGGGCGGCACCACGTCCTGGTGCACGTCCTCCCCGGCCAGGAGCCGCTTCGCCAGCACGGCGGGCCCGGCGGCCACGTCGAGCCCGACCGGGATGCCCAGCGAGACGGCGGTGACCGGGCCCTCGGTGGCCACCGTCGGCCAGCGGTAGCTCCCCGGATCGGCCGGGTGCAGGACGGTGACGCCCCAGTCGTCGCCGCCGAGGTCGTGGCGGCGCCAGGACGCCGGCACGAGGGTTGCGACGGACGCCGCGAAACGGGCGGCGCGGGCGGCCCGGGCGGCCTCCGGCAGCGGGATCTCGGCGAACCAGGCCAGCATGACGTACATCTGCGATTCCCCCGAAGTCGTCAGAAGTGCATGTGTCGTAGAGGTGAAGGACCGGTTACGCGAAGGGGTCCCATCTGGCCTGACGACTGGCGTCGGAGGCAGGTTGCTCAGCGTCCACAAAGGTGTACGAACGGTGGAGCCGTCAACCGGCCGTCAGCCCAGCAGTTTTGGATAAGCAGCAGCTCTCCAGCCGGGTCTAGCGTCTTCCGCATGACGATGACTTCGATTTCCCGCTCCCAGATCTACGTCCTCGACCAGGACGAGGCCCTCGACTTCTACGTTGGCAAGCTCGGCCTGGAGATCAACACCGATCAGGACCTCGGCTTCATGCGCTGGCTCACGGTCAACGTGCCCGGCGATCCGGAGCACGAGATCCTGCTGGAGAAGCCGGGCCCGCCGGCGCTCGACCCGGCCACCGCGGAGCGGGTCCGCGAGCTGCTGACCAAGGGCGCGATGGGCGGCTGGCTCTGCCTCACCACCGACGACGCCCACAAGGCGTACGAGGAGCTGGTGGCCAAGGGCGTGGACATCACCGACGAGCCGACGGAGCGGCCGTACGGGATCGACTTCGGGATCCGCGACCCGTTCGGCAACCGGATCCGCGTCGGCCAGATGCACCCCCGGGCCTGAGGGGGCCGACCGGTGACCGAGGTGATCGCGGTGCGTCCGGTGGACGAGGTGCGGACGGTCCGCGCGCTGCTCGCCGGCGGCGTCGTCGCCGGCCCGCTCTGGGTGGCGCTCGCGCTGGCCCAGGGGCTGGCCCGGCAGGGCTTCGACTTCCGCCGGCACCCGGTGAGCGTGCTCAGCAACGGTGACCTGGGCTGGCTCCAGATCGGAAACTTCGTCCTGGCCGGGCTGCTCTGCGTCGGGGCAGCCTGGGCGCTGCGGCGCGTTCCCCACCTCGGCCTCGGCCCGGTCGGCGGCCCCTGGCTGCTCGGTCAGTACGGCGTCGGCCTGGTGCTGTCGGGGATCTTCGTCGCCGACCCGCTCGACGGCTTCCCGGCCGGCACGCCGCGCGGCGCGGGCGCGGTGAGCTGGCACGGCCTGGGGCACTTCGGCGCCGGGGCGGTGGCCTTCGCGGCGCTCATCGCGGCCTGTCTGCTCGCCGCGCGCCGGCTCGCCCGGCGTGGCGAGCGGGGCTGGGCGGCGTACAGCGGGGCGACCGGCGTGTTCTTCGCTGCGGCCTGGCTGGCGATGATCGGCAGCGGTGGCCGGCCGGCGACCATGCTCCTGTTCGGGCTGGCGGTGGTGGCCGGCTGGGCGTGGCTCTCGGCCACCCTGCTGCGGGCCCGGCGGGAGGCGTTCGGCTGACCGGCGGGGCAGCCACGATCGGGAGACGGGAGCTAGGCTCGCGTCTCCCGATCATGGTGAGGTGACGAGTGGCGACTCGACTGCTCTACCTGGTCCGGCACGGTGAGCAGGACCGGGCGGAGGACGGCGGGGACACCGGCCTCTCCGCCCGGGGGCGGCGGCAGGCGGAGTTGCTCGCGGAGCGCCTGCGGGGGACGCCCTTCGCCGCCGTCCACCACGGCCCGGCGCGCCGGGCCGTCGAGACCGCCGAGCTGGTCGCCGCCGCCCTGCCGGGCGTCCCCGTACACCGCTCGGAGAGCGTCGGGGACCACCTGCCGCACGACACCGACCCGGCCGGCCTGCCCGAGCGGTACGCGGCCTTCCTCGCCGGCTTCACCGAGCGGGAGCGGGCCGACGGGCCGGGACGCACGGCGGAGGCCGTGGCGCGGTTGGCGACGGCGCCGGCGGAGGGTGACGTTCGCGAGCTGGTGGTCACCCACAACTTCCTGGTCGCCTGGTTCGTCCGCCACGCGCTGGAGGCCCCGGAGCGCCGTTGGCTCGGGCTCAACCACCACAACTGCGGGCTGACGGTGATTCGGTACAGCTCGGCCGCCCCGCCGAACCTGATCACCGTCAACGACGTGGCCCACCTGCCGCCGGAGTTGCGCGCCACCGGCCTCCCGCCGGACTACCGGATCTGACCCCCGGCCGCGCGGCGCGTCACTCGGTGGCGCGGGTCAGCAGGTCGACCACCGCGGCGGTGCCGGCGGGCGGGGTGGCCTCCGGCGGGCAGTCCACGTAGCCGGTGGTGATCGGGCCGACGGTGAGCTGGTAGGTGAAGGCGTCCGCGCACATGGTCGTCGAGGTGGCGGTCGCCTCGGCCGCGAGGCGCGGATCGGCGGTGAGCCGCCGCAGCCGGTCGAGGTCCGCGGCGTCGAGTTGACCGGTACGCGCGGTGCCGGCCCGGTCCACCCTGGTCCACCGCCCGTCCGGCCGCACCGTGATGGTGTCGGTCAACCCGGCGATGCCGCCGGACTTCGTCAGCACCACCTCGACGCCCGGCCGGCCCGCGGTGCCGCCGCCCTCGGTGGGTGTGGCGGAGGCGGATGGCGGCGCCGTCACGGCGGGGCCATCCGCGGCGGGTTCGCCGGTCCGGGCGCAGGCGCTGACGGGGAGGAGAAGCGCGGCGAGCAGGGCTGCGGCGGCGGGGGTCGATCTCATGTCGGTCGGACGCACAACGGGTCAACTCGGTTCCATTCACCTGGGCCGCCTCGGCCGAACGGCCAGTGTCTCCGGCAGGAAAGCGCTCGCCCTCTTCCTCATTCTTCGAAGTATGGCTATATCTACATGCGTGACTACCCGCGTCACACCTCACCCTGTCAGGAGGGCACGTGAAGAGAACCCTCGCCGCCGTCAGCGCAGCTCTGCTCACCAGTGGCGTGCTGACCTGCGTCACCACCGCGGCGCACGCGGCAACCCCCAGCGCCCCCGGCCCGGAAACCTCCGCCGCAGCACGGGCGGACAGCCTGCTCCGCGCCAACCCCGGTGCCGTTCAGGGTGCCAGCGGGGAGGCCTACCAGGCCGTCCGCACGAAGGTCGACCCCTCCGGGGCCGCGCACACCCGGTACACCCGGACCTACCACGGCCTGCGCGTCTACGGCGGTGACTTCGTCATCCACACCGCCCCGAACGGCACCATGACCGGCACGTCCTCCGGCCTGGCCGCGCCGCTCAGCCTGAGCACCACCGCGAAGGTCGGCTCGGCCGCCGCGAAGTCGAGCGCGCGCAAGGCGTTCTCCGGCACGCTCAGCTCGGTGGGCAGCCCGGAGCTCTTCGTCGACGCCAGCTCCGGCCGGGGCCGGCTGGCCTGGGAGACCGTCGCCTCCGGCTGGCAGGCCGACCGGCAGACACCGTCCAAGCTGCACGTCATCACCGACGCGACCACCGGCACGGTGCTCGGCTCGTACGACGAGATCGAGGCGGTCGTCGGGACCGGCAACAGCATCTACTCCGGCACGGTCAGCATCGACACCACGCTCTCCGGCAGCACCTACCAGATGGTCGACCCGTCGCACGGCAACGGCCGTACCTGCGACATGAACAACGGCACGTCGACCTGCACCAGCTTCACCGACGCCGACAACACCTGGGGCACCGGGGCGAACTCCAACCGGCAGTCGGCCGGGGTGGACGCCCACTTCGGTGCCGCGAAGACGTTCGACTACTACAAGAACGTGCACGCCCGCAACGGCATCTTCGGCAACGGCACCGGCGTGCCGAGCCGGGTGCACTACGGCAGCAACTACGTCAACGCCTTCTGGGACGGCTCCCAGATGACCTACGGCGACGGTTCCGGCAACTCCCGGCCGCTGGTCGCGCTCGACGTGGCCGGCCACGAGATGAGCCACGGCGTCACCGAGAACGTCGTCCCCGGCGGCCTGACCTACTCCGGCGAGTCCGGCGGCCTCAACGAGGCCACCAGCGACATCTTCGGCTCGATGGTCGAGTTCTACGCCAACACCACCGCCGACCCGGGTGACTACCAGATCGGCGAAAAGATCAACATCAACGGCAACGGCACCCCGCTGCGCTACATGTACAACCCGTCGCTGGACGGCTCGTCCGACTCCTGCTGGTCGACCAGCACCAAGAACAAGGACGTGCACTACTCGTCCGGCGTGGCGAACCACTTCTACTTCGACCTGGCCGAGGGCACCGGCTCCACCGCGTACGGCACCTCGCCGGTCTGCGGCTCGGCGCCGGCGGTGACCGGCATCGGCCGCGCCAAGGCGGAGAAGATCTGGTTCCGGGCGCTCGACGTGTACTTCACCTCGAACACCTCGTACGTCAACACCACCACCCCGTCGAACACGTCCCGGGCGTACAGCCTCCGGGCGGCGACCGACCTGTACGGCAACTGCTCCACCGAGTACCGGACCGTCCAGGCGGCGTGGACCGCGGTGAACGTGGCCGGCAGCGACGCCCCCTGCGGCTCGACCGGCAACGACTTCTCCGTCTCGCTCTCGCCGACCGCCGGCTCGGTGACCGCGGGCGGCGCCGTCTCCACCACCGTCGCCACCGCCACCACCAGCGGGACCGCGCAGACCGTGACGTTCTCCGCGTCCGGCCTGCCGACCGGCGCCACCGCGTCGTTCGACCCGTCCTCGGTGACCTCGGGCGGCTCGTCCACGCTGACCATCAGCACCACGGCGAGCACCCCGGCCGGCACCTACACGGTGACCGTCACCGGCAGCGGCTCGGTCAGCCACTCGGCGACGTACTCGCTGACCGTGAACGGCGGCGGCGGTGGTTGCACCGGTGCCGGGCAGAAGCTGGGCAACCCCGGGTTCGAGTCCGGTAACACGGTCTGGTCGTCGACCTCCGGGGTGATCGGCCAGTACGGCTCCTCCGGTCAGCCGCCCCGCACCGGCACCTGGAACGCCTGGCTGGACGGCTACGGCTTCACCCACACCGACACCCTGTCGCAGGCGGTGAGCCTGCCGGCCGGCTGCACGTCCTACACGTTCAGCTTCTGGCTGCACATCGACACGTCGGAGAGCACCACCAGCACCGCCTACGACCGGCTCACCGTGCAGGTGCTCAACTCCTCCGGGTCGGTGCTGGCCACCCTGGCCACCTACTCCAACCTGAACAAGGCCGCCGGCTACAGCCAGAAGTCCTTCTCCCTGGCCGCCTACGCCGGACAGACCGTCACCCTGAAGTTCACCGGCACCGAGGACATCTCACTGCAGACGTCCTTCGTCATCGACGACACCGCGGTGAACGTCTCCTGACCTAGCCGCCCGAACCCCGGGGCCCGGCGGCCACCCCACGCGGGTGGTCACCGGGCCCCGCCGTTATGGTCGGCCGGACCGGCGGCGCGAGGGGGAGACATGTCTGACGCGGAGCTCACCGTCACGGTGGCCGGCCCGGTGGCGACCGTGGTGATCCGGAACCCGGCCCGCCGTAACGCGATGACCACCGCCATGTGGCGGCAACTCCCGGTGCTGCTCGACGGGCTGGAGGCCGATCCCGCCGTGCACGCGCTGGTGCTCACCGGCGCCGACGGCACGTTCTGCGCCGGCGCCGACCTCGGCGACCTGGACGAGCTGCTGGAGGCCGGGGACGGCAGCATCGCGGTCGCCGCCGAGGAGCGGCTGGCCGCCTTCGCCAAGCCCACCGTGGCCGCCGTCCGGGGCGCCTGCGTGGGCGGCGGGTGCCAGCTCGCCGTCGCCTGTGACCTGCGGCTGGCCGCCGGAGACGCGCGGTTCGGGGTACCCCCGGCGCGGCTCGGGCTGGTCTACCCGGCGCCGACCACCCGCCGGCTGGCCCGGCTGGTCGGGCCGTCCGCAGCCAAGCACCTGCTCTTCACCAGCGAGCTGGTGGACGCCGAGCGGGCGCTGCGGATCGGCCTGGTCGACGAGGTGCTGCCGGCCGACGCGCTGGACGCCCGGGTGGCGGCCGTGACGGCAGCCATCGCCGAGCGCTCCCGGCTCACCCTGGCAGCGGCCAAGGAGATCATCGACGGCCGCGCCGACGACGACCGGATCGACTGGTGGCACGGGCAGGTCCGGGCCAGCGGCGAGGCGCGCGAGGGGGTGGCGGCGGCCAACGAGCGCCGGCCGCCCCGCTTCGGTTGGGCGCCGCCCGCCGGTCATTGACCGGTTTTTGACAGCCTTCCTCCGATGGGTACGTCGGAGCCCTCGGCGGGGAAGGGGGCCCAGGTGGACGGTCGGAACGAAGGCCTGCGGCACCGGATCCGGCGTGGCCGCCGCCGATTCCTGCTCGGTGTGTTCGGCACGCTCCTTCTCTTCGCCGCGCTGTCCCTCCTGGTCGGTTTGCTGGCCACCAGCGATGCGTCCACTGTCGTCTTCCGGGACGGTCAGCCGCCCGCGTGGGCCGAGACGACCGGCATCGTCCTGGCGATCCTCGGCTTGCTCGTGGAGGTAGTCGCCCTCGTGTGGGCCGTGCGGAGCGGACGCTACCGGGCTGGCCGGAAGTCGGCGCTCTGGGCAGTGAGCTGGCGCCGCCGGCGTGAGCTCTCCCGCCAGGTGCGGCGCGACGTCGTGCGCACCGAGGCGGAGTTGCCTCTCCTGCGGCACACCGGCCGGCAGATGGCCGGGCAGCGGTGGCTGGTCGTGCTCTTCGCCGGTCTGGTGACGATGCAGCTCGGGCAGGCGCTGATCCGCTACACACCGGCCTCGCTGATGCTCTTCGTCGCGCCAGCGGTGCTGTTCGTGCTCGCAGCGTGGCAGCTCCTCCGGGACGCGCGGCGGGGCGATGCGTTCCTGCGGGCTCACCCCGACCTGCGGGACGCCTCCGGATCGGACACCTCGGCCCGGGACGCCCAGGAGAGGAGTTCATCGACCGGCCACTGGTCGTAGACGCAGTCGCCGTACTTCGCGGCGAGCACCCGGCCGTCGGGCTGCCCCGGGACGAGTTCCCGCTGCTGGCCGAGACCGCGCGGGCGGCCCGTACGGTCGGGCCGGACGACGAGTTGGGCGGTGGGCTCGACCTCCTGCTGTGCGCCTGGCCAGGCAGCTCGACTGAGGACGGTTTCCCGGAGACCGGCGGGCGCCGCGCCGGAGGCGTACCCCCGACGCGGCCCCCTGTGCCCGCCGGCCGGCCCGTCACCGCCCGGCCAGCGCGGCCCAGCTCGGCGTCACCGGCTCGCGCCGCAGCGGCATGCCCGCCTCGGCCGGCGTCCGGTCGCCCTTACGCTGGTTGCACGGGTAGCAGGCGGCGGTGGTGTTCTTCCAGGTGTTCCGGCCGCCCCGCGAGCGGGGCAGGATGTGGTCGACGGTGCTGGCCGGGGCATCGCAGTACGCGCAGCGCCGGCCGTCCCGGCGCAGCACCCCGGCCCGCGACCAGGCCGGCCCGGCGCTGAACCGCCAGCGGGTGACCACGTACCGGACGAGGCGGACCACCCGCGGCATCGGGAACACCCCGATCACCTGGTCCGGCTCGGCCTCGTGGATCTCGGCGACCCGCCGGCAGAGCATCCGGATCGCGTGCTGGACGGTGACCCGGTGCAGCGGGCCGAGGTCGGCGTTGATGACGAGGACGGCGTCCACCGGGCTCTCCCTTCACGATCGGTGGTACGGCAGCAAAAAGCCGCCCGGTCCACGGGACCGGGCGGCGACGACGCGGACGCGGGTACGCGTCAGTCGGGCCTCCCGGCACGGGGACCTTCGGCTCGGCAACCATCGACGGGCAGCATTGGCGACACGCACGTGA
This sequence is a window from Micromonospora sp. NBRC 110009. Protein-coding genes within it:
- a CDS encoding VOC family protein, coding for MTMTSISRSQIYVLDQDEALDFYVGKLGLEINTDQDLGFMRWLTVNVPGDPEHEILLEKPGPPALDPATAERVRELLTKGAMGGWLCLTTDDAHKAYEELVAKGVDITDEPTERPYGIDFGIRDPFGNRIRVGQMHPRA
- a CDS encoding DUF998 domain-containing protein, encoding MTEVIAVRPVDEVRTVRALLAGGVVAGPLWVALALAQGLARQGFDFRRHPVSVLSNGDLGWLQIGNFVLAGLLCVGAAWALRRVPHLGLGPVGGPWLLGQYGVGLVLSGIFVADPLDGFPAGTPRGAGAVSWHGLGHFGAGAVAFAALIAACLLAARRLARRGERGWAAYSGATGVFFAAAWLAMIGSGGRPATMLLFGLAVVAGWAWLSATLLRARREAFG
- a CDS encoding histidine phosphatase family protein — protein: MATRLLYLVRHGEQDRAEDGGDTGLSARGRRQAELLAERLRGTPFAAVHHGPARRAVETAELVAAALPGVPVHRSESVGDHLPHDTDPAGLPERYAAFLAGFTERERADGPGRTAEAVARLATAPAEGDVRELVVTHNFLVAWFVRHALEAPERRWLGLNHHNCGLTVIRYSSAAPPNLITVNDVAHLPPELRATGLPPDYRI
- a CDS encoding M4 family metallopeptidase encodes the protein MKRTLAAVSAALLTSGVLTCVTTAAHAATPSAPGPETSAAARADSLLRANPGAVQGASGEAYQAVRTKVDPSGAAHTRYTRTYHGLRVYGGDFVIHTAPNGTMTGTSSGLAAPLSLSTTAKVGSAAAKSSARKAFSGTLSSVGSPELFVDASSGRGRLAWETVASGWQADRQTPSKLHVITDATTGTVLGSYDEIEAVVGTGNSIYSGTVSIDTTLSGSTYQMVDPSHGNGRTCDMNNGTSTCTSFTDADNTWGTGANSNRQSAGVDAHFGAAKTFDYYKNVHARNGIFGNGTGVPSRVHYGSNYVNAFWDGSQMTYGDGSGNSRPLVALDVAGHEMSHGVTENVVPGGLTYSGESGGLNEATSDIFGSMVEFYANTTADPGDYQIGEKININGNGTPLRYMYNPSLDGSSDSCWSTSTKNKDVHYSSGVANHFYFDLAEGTGSTAYGTSPVCGSAPAVTGIGRAKAEKIWFRALDVYFTSNTSYVNTTTPSNTSRAYSLRAATDLYGNCSTEYRTVQAAWTAVNVAGSDAPCGSTGNDFSVSLSPTAGSVTAGGAVSTTVATATTSGTAQTVTFSASGLPTGATASFDPSSVTSGGSSTLTISTTASTPAGTYTVTVTGSGSVSHSATYSLTVNGGGGGCTGAGQKLGNPGFESGNTVWSSTSGVIGQYGSSGQPPRTGTWNAWLDGYGFTHTDTLSQAVSLPAGCTSYTFSFWLHIDTSESTTSTAYDRLTVQVLNSSGSVLATLATYSNLNKAAGYSQKSFSLAAYAGQTVTLKFTGTEDISLQTSFVIDDTAVNVS
- a CDS encoding enoyl-CoA hydratase/isomerase family protein — encoded protein: MSDAELTVTVAGPVATVVIRNPARRNAMTTAMWRQLPVLLDGLEADPAVHALVLTGADGTFCAGADLGDLDELLEAGDGSIAVAAEERLAAFAKPTVAAVRGACVGGGCQLAVACDLRLAAGDARFGVPPARLGLVYPAPTTRRLARLVGPSAAKHLLFTSELVDAERALRIGLVDEVLPADALDARVAAVTAAIAERSRLTLAAAKEIIDGRADDDRIDWWHGQVRASGEAREGVAAANERRPPRFGWAPPAGH
- a CDS encoding HNH endonuclease, which translates into the protein MDAVLVINADLGPLHRVTVQHAIRMLCRRVAEIHEAEPDQVIGVFPMPRVVRLVRYVVTRWRFSAGPAWSRAGVLRRDGRRCAYCDAPASTVDHILPRSRGGRNTWKNTTAACYPCNQRKGDRTPAEAGMPLRREPVTPSWAALAGR